ATACGAAAAGAAAACCTCTAGTATTTTTTACCCTTACATGAAAGTATGgagttcatgaaagtatggagtTACTAACTATACTCTATGATCTCTTTTAAATATTCATAAAGTTTCTAAAACAACTGGCAACCATTTGTTCCCCCAACCATACCACCAAATTTTGATAAGGACGGAGCTAACATTTTAAGTTTATGAGTTCTGAATTTTATTGGGTTTTAGATATATTATTCATACATACTAGCTAgatggattttaaaaaaaagggtatattCTGATCGAATTCTTAAGTAGAACAATAGCTCCACCCGAACACCAATGTGATGCATGCAATTCGCCTCACACCCACCCACCCaaccaggggcggagctaggttGGGCCAAGAGGTTCCTTTGGGAGAAAATTACACTAATATACAAggttaaaaattattatttttatatatatagtagatgttgaaccccttgGCTCCTTCgttttttacttctttatatttttgaactcTCTTATTAAAAAATCCTGCCTCTATCACTGCACCCAACCCTACACACACAAGTCACAACCCACACGAACGCACACTTACGTCCACGCAAATAGGTTGTTTCCTTGCATGCACATATTCGATGACTATCAACATGCACGAAAACAAtgaatatacacacacacacacattcataTATATCCAAagcatgaaaataccatgacaaataacaaccaacacaatataaccaaagaaaatataaatggaaAACGAAAGAAATGAACAAGATATATAAAAAAGCTGGTCCGGCCAGCACATAACATTCATGAGTCATCTAAATAACAACAGTAAAATGTCAAAACATctcgagagagagagaaaaaaaaaacaaattaacataacaaagtaattaatcaaaacaacaacAGACATATATTTCTGCGAAAGTGATTCATACAATGCAGAAAATGGTTCGGTTCGgtacttctttcctttttaagccaaaaaaccCAAGGTGTCGGTTTTACAAGTATTCTTACATGGATTTCAAACCTCGTCCAATGAAAATCCTCCACGTCACATCTGAATCCACTGTGCCAGCTGACTAGGATTAACAATCCCAGGAATGTGGGTCCCATCACTCCTCAACAAACTCGCCAACTCATCATAACTCTGGCTCGGCTGCTTCACCTTCCCGTTCCTACCCGGCTCGGTTTTTCGCTTCTTGACCGGCTCGGCTAAAGCGTTCACAGGAACAGCTTTAGCTCGAGCCGGGTCAAACTTTTGACCCAATAAAGTCCCTTTTGTTAAAAACTCATAAGCCATATAACCAGCTAAAACTGGATTAGGCATTTTTTGATTATTCGGCTCGGCTTTGCTAAACGACGTCGTAACACTAGCATTACTAACAGCCGTTAGTGAATTTGACGGTCTtgatgaagaggaagaagaataaAACGTGTCTCGGTCTTTTCGTTTGCGTGATGACTCCTCAAGTGTTAAGATTCGACGTGAGTGATAATTATTCATCTTAGCCCTCCGTTTTTTTTCCCAATCTAATCTATAGCATGCCACGTCACcacactaaaaataaaaaaggggaaaaggtgAATTTACGGTTAAGGAATTATGGGGTTTGGAAGAAACAATTAAAAACAGAGGTCAAGAAAGTAATTTCACTAAAACAGGTACATTGCTCGTTGTTTTGGGtagataagaaaataaaaagttttCGAGAGTtacaagaaaatatataaaataagaaaGTACCCCGAGAAAGTAAaagtaagtaaataaataaaaaaaaaatccttttctttttcaatttgaaCACagtaaaaaaattgaagagagattACTGGAAAAAATTGAAGGGTATGGGAATGAGTTTGAAAGGAAGTTCTAGAAGGATCTATTAAGATCGTCGGATTCCGGCGAACACGGTGGTTTCCGGTGTACGGACGGTGGCTCCGCCGTGAAAAAGGGAAGAATTTATTAGAATAGAAattagaaagagagagagagataagagaGACTTTGAGGCCAGGGAGAAAAATAGTGAGAGAGAGGATGTAGGATTTATATAGAGGGGAAAAAAACTGAAATGGGCAAACAAGTATATAAATATAACTGTAACTAATGAATTTGACCTTGGGTTTGGGAGTTATTATCGATAATGCCATTGGGCTTTACTGATTGGAAAAGATGATGGATAATAGCATTTTTGGTCCATTCATTATCTGATGAAAGCACATCTGACCTTCATTTAATAGAAATGTGTGTTTTTAGTTCTTTTATGTAAGGAGTAAATTGTATTGAACTATTTTTAGAGCTATTTTACCATCAAATATGGATTAACAATACAAATTTATCATAATATGTGAGTAATTAAGTGGTAGAATGATTAATAATTGTGATAAACTTGTTAATATTCACAAGCAAGGGATCAAAAGTATACATTTCAATTGATCGAAGGTTAAATATGTTTAGTGAGATATCGCAAGgatcaaaattagaatttatcaATAATTGAAGGACCAGAAATGCTCTTTAACCCAAGAGCTAATTGAGTGGGTGCGAAATGACCGTAAGGTTCTGATGTTTTTGTCATTATTTGGGCGTTAGGAGTTGAAAGttggaggggtatttttggaaTTAGAAATTTGTTAGGGGTGTGGTAATTTTGTAATATAAAGGTGAATTTGAGGGTAATGATGTGAGTGTAATCGAATTTGGAACATCTGGTATAGAGCCAGCGGTGCTAGCTCCGTGTCTTTAGCATTGCCCTTGGGAGGTCAGGATTTTGATactctttttttattattattttattaaaattgatGGGGCTTTTgtacaaataaaaaagaattgggCTTTTGTTCTtttatgggaaaaaaaaaaaaattgttccaaAATGTTAATTTTTTCCATTACTAGAggtcaacaaaaacaataacgtACCAGTGTAATTCCATAAGTAGGTTTTGAGAAGAGTGGGATGTATTCGGCCTTACCTTAGCCTACGcttgtgtgtgtggggggggggtaGAGAGGCCATATATGATGAAGATTTTAATACGTAaatattcatatatacatatactcttATCACTTGACCATAGTTACCAAGTATGTATTCGCGTTGTAAATGTATTACTTGGATATGGTAGATTAATGTGATTAGCTTAAACACCGAGTAATTCACTAGAAATTTAACTGAGATTTTGACATAATTATTGTCGTTGATGTAAATATCAAACACGTATAAGTTTTTATATAGGGATCTCTTTTATATAATGATTTTACGTCAGTATGGTgattagttaatttttattaaCATGTTACcaatgttctttgaaaatttgataGTTGGAAGAAAAATGGATTATGGAATATGTCAAGAAATTAAATGAGAAAGGGCAAAGGGGAAAAAGGGTGGAAGAGAAAGGTCTAACAAATTATGGATTTATTTTAATAATGATTGTAAATGGTTACAATCTCTGTCAATTTTTTATTGACTTCGTTTAATGAACTGAGTACAAataatcttctataatatgttataatttcataaaaaaattacaaacattTTCTACGTTTTATATATCAATCTCATGTATTATATTTTGCAAATCTCATAAAAAGgttaatatattaaaataatatgcGTAATGGATCATAATCTGATCTCCCATGAATATAAAGGTTAAATTTCAGTTAAATCACTTgtcccaaataaaaaaaattgatcttcCATCTTTATTTGTATCGAAATAACGAGTCGAGTTTCGGTAACAGATAAATTCCTCGTGTGTAACGCTTTCCAAATAGTTAAACCGATAGTTGGAAGATAAATGGATTGTGGAATAtgtcaagaaaataaatttgaaagGGCAAAGGGGAAAAGGGGcggaaaagaaaggtttaacaaactatgaatttgttattttatGATGATGGTAAGAATGGGCCTAACGTTTACAATCTTTGTCAGTTTTTTGTTGTCTTGGTTTGATGGACTGAGTACAAataatcttctataatatgTTATAATTTCAatagaactaaaaaaaaaaaaaaaaaaaaacatttttcgttTTATTTATCAATCTCATGTATTATATTTTACAAATATCATAAAAAGGGCAACGTATTAAAATAACATGCGTAATGGATCATAATCTGATCTCTTATGAATTATAAAGGTTAAATTACTTGTCCCAAGTAAAAGTTTGATCTTCCATCTTTATTTGTATCGAAATAATGAGTCGAGTCCTGGTAACAGATAAATTCCTCGTGTGTAACGCTTTCCAGATGGTTAAACCGATAGTTGGAAGATAAATGGATATGGAATATGCCAAGAAATTAAATGAGAAAGGGCAAAGAGGAAATGGGGCGGAAGATAAAAGGTCTAACAAACTATGAATTGGTTATTTTATGATGATGGTAAGAAAGGACCAAACGTTTAAAatctttgtcatttttttttttttgtcttggtTTGATGGACTGAGTACAAataatcttctataatatgTTATAATTTcaatagaattaaaaaaaattacaaaaaatttcTACGTTTTATTTATCAATCTCATGTACTATATTTTGCAAATCTCATAAAAAAGGATAATATATTAAAATGACATGCATAATAGATCATAATCCGATCTCCTATGAATACAAAAGTTAAATTTCAGTTAAATTACGTGTCCCGAATAAAATATTGATCGTCCATCTTTATTTATATCGAAATAATGAGTCGAGTCCCGGTAACAGACAAATTCCTCATGTTTAACTCTTTCCAAATGGTTAAACCGATAGTTGGAAGataaattgattatggatatgtCAAGAAATTAAATGCGAAAAGCAAAGGGGTAAAGGGTGGAAGAGAAAGGTCTAACAAAGTATGGATTTGTTATTTTATGGTGATGGTAAGAAAGGACCTAACATTTACAATCTTTGTCAATTTTTTGTTGTCTTGATTTGATGGACCGAGTAGAAATAAACTTCTATAATAAGTTATAATTTcaatagaattaaaaaaattacaaacattTTCTATGTTTTATTTATCAATCTCATGTATTATATTTTACAAATCTCGTAAAAAGGGTAACCATATTAAACTAACAGTGGGAAGCTTCTATCTTCAAAGTTATATTACAATTTTGTCCTTACACTAAATCaaaatgtaataaataaaataattaaatattaaatagtaATATCTAAATTACATGAAGGTTAATTACACGTTCAGGAGCAGcaataaattacttttttttttggtttcccatcCGATGCCCGCATTAGGGCCCAACTGATCCGGATTCGTGTCGGGTAGTCCCACATTGGGGGGCAAAGCACTCCCTAGTAAAGGTGACTCCGTACCCAAGTGGGCTCGAACTCGAGACCTCTTGGTTAAGGATAGAGTAGTACTAGCCACTATACTACAACCCTTGTTGGGAAAGCAATAAATTACATTTCCTATACATAATTAGGAGAATTGGAAAGAATGCATTGAACATTTAAATTtagattaattaattatgatgaATTGCTAAACGTCTCAGTTTGAAACCACGGGGTGGTATTCAACCGAAGAGTCCTATTTAATCTCATCATTATTTTGCAGTCTTTCTTTTTCACTGATAATATTATAAATACTCATCTAGCGAGGCTAAAAAGGCCAAAGGATCCTGCAACCAAACTTTCAAGCATTTTGTTCATGTAATGCTttcatcttttctctttttgtgtttttggtgCACAAGTTTTGGGCTGTTGTGGAATTTTCAAAGTCTTGGTTGATTCAGGTGACTCAAATTTTTTGTTGCAATTATGGTACTGTAATTATTTTCCACTGTTATATGGtataaattgtaattttaattttattgtatttGATTTTTGATGTGTGTGCTTATATTTAATTTGTACCGACTCTTTAAATGAAAATTCAGTTGATGATATTGCACGGATGGTCATGTGAGCAAGATTTTGCTCTCGATTATAAATCAGAATTGAGTTTCTACTATCtgagaaaatattttgttttcctttttaaatttttggccAAACATTTGATTGATAGGATGAACTCCTCTAAGAAAGATTAACAAAAGAGCAACAAAATGCGTTTTGAGTTGTTGGGATTATTTGCTTgcaattttcttatttaatgttatttttattcCATTTCACGTGATTGTTAAATATCCAGAAAAACTAAATTGACAATTCATTTATTATCATTACTGTTGAACTTATTTGTTGGGTTTAAATGCATATAATAGTATACTCTTCAATTGTGAGCTTACATTTTCTCACTTTTTAATCATATCATTACTAAGCgtatataaaacatgattactATCGAAATATCAAATCAGAACGCAATTTAAAGACTAAGAACGTCTAAAAAATGTAAATGCCTCATCTTGTTAGGATCGGGAGTCCGGAATAGTACGGAATTAGACAAAGCAGTAAATTAAAGATAATAACAAAGATAAGATGAGACAAATATTTAACGTGGTTCGGTCAACTTGACTTACATCCACAACCAAAAGAGGAGCAAAGTTACTAACACCAACGGATACAAAAGTGAGTACAGAACAACAAAAGAGAGTACAAAATTAGAGTAATTAAATACTCTAATATCCCAAAAAGCCCAAGAGAATAACCTCACAAGATCACTCCAATAAAGGATTCACACAAGTGTTTCCCAACACAACTCTCTTACAAATACTCTCTATAGAAGAAGGCAAACTCAACTAAGTTCTTCTTATTGTTTTTGGCGTGTCTTCAACTATGGGAAgctcttctatttatagcaagAAGTACTTGGTCTCCAAGTTTGTGATGCCACGGGTAATGTCATGAACAAATGTAGCCACCACACATATTAAAACTTGGTGCCCAAGTTCATTGCTAATAGGCTTATGCCTATATCAAAATGAAGGCCATATTACAAATCTCCACCTTGCCCTAATTTTGGCCAATATAGTAAATATGCTCGATCTTCTCCATAAAACCTCGAGAGGCATAATTCAAAACATTATGATGTTAGAATCAGACAGATTTCCGCCTGATATCGAAACAGTAGCAAAACCTGTAACAGTAGAACCCAACAACGAGTACAACATTCCAGACTCACATGCCTTCATAACCACAAGTACATcttgagaaatttcaagaactcTACCTCCACCTTCATCCATATGAAATGTGTGTAGCAGCTTCAAGTAGAGTCTATTCTCTACTGTCCTTTTCATATACAGGTCTTTCCACATGCCTTTAGCAATGATTTCTGAAGCTACTTCACGTAATATATCATCAGAGAGATTTAGTATAATAATAGATCTCGCCCTTTTATCAAGGTTGACAAACTCCTCatccatcattttttttttatttgttctcCTTTCCTTGCAGCGCCATATTCGAACCATCTTGAACTAGGATAGCTTCCATTTTCAGCTGCCACATACTGAAGTGTTGTCAACATAAATCGTCGTTATCGTCATAATGACTACTAGAACAAAATCCGAATTaactaggctctgataccaatttgttaGGATCGGGAGTCCGGGATAGTGCGGAATTAGACAAAGCAGTAAATTAAAGACAATAACAAAGATAACAGGAGACAAATATTTAACGTGGTTCGGTCAAGTTGACCTACATCCACAACCAAAAGAGGAGCGAATTTACTAACACCAACGGATACAAAAGAGAGTATAAAATTAGAGTAATTAAATACTCTAATATCTCAAAAAATCCCAAGAGAATAACCTCACAAGATCACTCCAACAAAGGCTTCACACAAAAGAGAGTATAAAATTAGAGTAATTAAATACTGTAATATCTCAAAAAACCCCAAGAGAATAACCTCACAAGATCACTCCAATAAAGGATTCACACAAGTGTTTCCCAACACAACTCTCTTACAAATACTCTCTATAGAAGAAGGCAAACTCAACTGAgttcttcttattatttttgGTGTGTCTTCAATTATGGGAAgctcttctatttatagcaagAAGTATTTGGTCTCCAAGTTTGTGATGCCATGAGTAATGTCATGAACAAATGTATCCACCACGCATATTAAAACTTGGTGCCCAAGTTCATTGCTAATAGGCTTATGCCTATATCAAAATGAAGGCCATATTACATTCCGCATGTTGTTTATGTTTCTTCAAATTGGCCATCCTGGAATAAATAGTCGTAGTTGATCACGAAATCATAGTAAAGTATATCGGTATAAAATGTGTTTATACAATTGAGAATTCAGTTGGACCCACTTTTATTGATATAAGAAGCATGGTTATTAATTCAAATGGAACAAGCAAGATATGCGGCGATTATTAATTCACTTGGGTTAAGATTCAATTAATCAGTAGTCAGTAGGCACAACTGACTTATGTTGTCCTTATAAGtccaaaaattaatttagtTCTTGTATACTGACTAATTTTCTTGCATATCATCAAATTACTTAAAAACAAACTCCAATAAATAGGTGAAGTGCATATAAATTGGAAAAGTAAAATGCTGGGTAGGTATACAAAGAGTAGACCCTCAAATTTAATTTTACCCTTTAGAAAATGTACTATATTGGTGTAGTTCCATTCTAATTATTACATAAGTTTTAGCATAAATAATTTGATATATAACTGTGGCTCAAATACCAGTTTTTACGGTATAATTGTGATTAACCTTTTTTGATACACATTTTGTCATAATTGATATGGGTACACGTGCAATGCACGTGCTCGAAAACTAGTATATTAAAATAACATGTGTAATCGATCATAATGTGATCTCCTATGAATAAAGAGGTTAAATTCCAGTTAAATTACTTGTCCCACATAAAAAGATTGATCTTCCATCTTTATTTGTATCGAAATAATAAATCAAATCCCGATAACAGACAAATTCCTCTTGTGTAACACTTTTCAGATGGTTAAACCGATAGTTGGAGGATTAGTGGATTATGGAATATGTCAAGATTTTAAATGAGAAAGGGCAAAGGGGAAAAAGGGCGGAAGAGAAAGGTCTAAAAAACTatgaatttgttattttatGATGATTGTAAATATTTACAATCTCTGTTAATTTTTTGTTGTCTTGGTTTGATGGATTGAACACAAataatcttctataatatgTCAAAATTTCaatagaatttaaaaaattacaaacattTTCTACGTTTTATTTATCAATCTCATGTATTATATTTTGCAAATCTCATAAAAAGgttaatatattaaaataagggaaaagtgttcaaaacacacttaaacTATGGCCAAAGTTGTCATAACACACTTAAACTTTGCaagggtcctatgacccccctggacttattttttgtgtattatctaTGCTTTCAAATGGACAAAGTCGCCCAAACTCGTTTAAGTGTATGCACGCACTCCACTATAGGAAATTTGATATTTAGTGACCACTTCTTAACGAAGGGAGATGAATCCGGTCGTTATAAGTGCACTTATAgtgaccaaatttttttccagtCATTAGagctaatttttctttcaattatcgTACCTTTTGCTTTGTGCCTTTTGAGTTGAATTTGTGACTGTTCAAGAATTTGTGCCTTTTTGCTTTCCTTTGTGTTGAGtttaaaagatttaattattcttcaattgggtatttttcatttctccactttccaaaatttcaaacccaaaaaaactCCATTGTAACGACCAAATCAAACGGGTCTTTTTCGATATTATGTAGGATTTGTGACATTGTCGACattgaaaacatgattaatcATAGTGGTTTAAGATAGTAGAACCAGTAAACAAAAACTCCATTAGGGACGTCGAGTTTCGACTTGAAGCTTTCAGATCTGGATCTTCAATtccggatttgatgaataaaattCTTGGTTGTCGATTGTTTGAAGGCGAACTCGAGCTTAGAAGACGTCTGGAACGTGAAGAAGAACTGAACGACTCCATGACTGCCATGAACAAAGCTTGAAGCTTCGAACTCGAATTTTCGGGTTGCCGCAAATGAGCTCCATTTCGAGTGAGTGATATATCAAAAGAACCGGAACGTCGAGAGGAATTCGAATCAGAAATTTGGTGAtgtttggttgagatttgaAGTGCATTAGGATCAAATTTCAATCCAGTTCtctatgaagaagatgaagagtaaTTTGCTGACCAGATTTTGCCAAAGTTGCCATAACAAACCTGAACTTTGCGGGTTCCTATGACTCCCTTGgacttattttttatgtattatttacaCTTTTATATGGAATCTTACGCGCTCAAAGAGAGTAGATACAATCGCTTGTACAGGTCACCATATAAAAgcgtacaaaatacacaaaaaataagtacagggggtcataggacccccgcaaagttcaggtgtgttatggtaactttggccatagtttgagtgtgttttgaacccttttccctCAAAATAACATGCATAATGGATCATAATCTGATCTCCTATGAATATAAAGATTAAATTTCAGTTAAATTACTTGTCCCTAATAAAAGATTGATCTTCCATCTTTATTTGTATCGAAATAATGAGTCGAGTCCCAGTAACAGACAACTCCTCATGTGTAACGCTTTCCAGATGGTTAATCAGAGGGTTGGAAGATAAATGGATTATGGAACATGTCAAGAAATTAAATGAGAAAGGGCAAAAGGGAAAAGAGGCGGAAGAGAAAGGTCTAACAAACGATGAATTTTATGAGGATGGTAAGAAAGGACCTAACGTTTACAATCTTTATCAATTTTCTATTATCTTGGTTTGATGTACTGAGTACAAATAATCTTCTACAATATGTTATAATTTcaatagaattaaaaaaattacaaacattTTCTACGTTTTGTTTATCAATCTCATGTCCTATATTTTACAAATCTCATAAAAAGggtaacataataaaataacatGCGTAATGCAGAGGCAGAACCAGGATTTGAAAGTTGTGAGTTCAGGGTTCTAATTCCTTAAAGTTAatgggttctaaattaataatctgtacatatttgacaaaaaaaattaatataagtaTATGGTTCGAGTCAAAAAATCTTGGGTTCGCCGAGCCCTGCCCAAAGAAAAATTTAGCTGCCTTGGCGTAATGGATCATAATATGATCTCCTATGAATATAAAGGCTAAATTTCAGTTAAATTACTTGTCCCAAATAAAAGATTGATCTTCCATCTTTATTTGTATCGAATAATGAGTCGAGTCCTGATAATTGACAAATTTCTCTTGTGTAACGCTTTTCAAATAACTAAACCGATAGTTGGAAGataaatgaattatggaatatGTCAAGAAATTAAATGAGAAAGGGCAAAGGGGAAAAGGGGTGGAAGAGAGAGGTCCAACAAACTATGGATTTGTTATTTACCTAACGTTTACAATCTTTGTCAATTTTTTGTTGTCTTGGTTTGATGGACCAAGTACAAataatcttctataatatgttataatttcaataaaatttaaaatattacaaatatttTCTACGTTATATTTATCCAAATCTCATAAAAAggtaatatattaaattaataacATGCGTAATTACTAATCTTTAGAAGAGCCAGTTTATGGCACTTTCGTCGTCcgtttttttatattaaattgtaGGCCCCACTCATGTTTAATTCCCCACTCATTTCTACTATTATTAAACAAAacaactaatataaaaaaaaaatgtgggccacataatttaaaaaatgtggGCCACATAATTTTAAGGTATACATATATccgttccaatttttttttcaaaaaaagttatGAGCCCCACATGTATTAAAcaataattaatattaaaaaatagtacaaattaataatgtccaaaaaaaattgctcctaaattaaaaaaatcaaacaatatttatgtaattttcaaagtatctcattaagtcaataatgatagattcattgccacgtgcgttttcgtagcaaacacaaatataataaaattttaaatacggagcacaaactacaatgttatattaatcgtgttttgaacaataaaacaactaatataaaaaaaaaatgcgggccccatattaaacacgatgcgtattcatagcaaacactaatataataaagttttaaatacggagcacaaaccacaatgttatattaatcgtgttttgaacatagtatcccatattgacaaaatcaagcaatatataaaaaaaaatgaatcccatattaaaaaaataaacaatgtcaaaaaaaaaagtgcagactttgtattcttagcaaacactaatataataaagttttatataCGGAGCActgtaattttcaaagtatctcattaagtcaataatgatagATTAATTGCCACGTGCGTTTTCGTAGCAaacacaaatataataaaattttaaatacggagcacaaactacaatgttatattaatcgtgttttgaacaataaaacaactaatataaaaaaaaaatgcgggccccatattaaacacgatgcgtattcatagcaaacactaatataataaagttttaaatacggagcacaaaccacaatgttatattaatcgtgttttgaacatagtatcccatattgacaaaatcaagcaatatatataataaaaaaaagtgaatcccatattaaaaaaataaacaatgtcaaaaaaaagtgcagactttgtattcttagcaaacactaatataataaagttttagatacggagcacaaattacaatgttatatcaatcatgttttgaacatagtatgtgtatatatatatatatatatatatatatatatatatatatatgtatatatatgatatacataaatataatacaaactaataatgtccaaaagggtgggccccatactaaacgacaccaagcaatataaaaataaaaaaagaagaaactatataaagcatgggtttagacccatgtttcatcgtccgttgtccctttaaaaaaaaaaaaaggaagaaaaaaaagtggaactaaccacatccaaactcacgggaaaaaaaaagtggaccccatattaa
This portion of the Lycium ferocissimum isolate CSIRO_LF1 chromosome 1, AGI_CSIRO_Lferr_CH_V1, whole genome shotgun sequence genome encodes:
- the LOC132034946 gene encoding uncharacterized protein LOC132034946; this encodes MNNYHSRRILTLEESSRKRKDRDTFYSSSSSSRPSNSLTAVSNASVTTSFSKAEPNNQKMPNPVLAGYMAYEFLTKGTLLGQKFDPARAKAVPVNALAEPVKKRKTEPGRNGKVKQPSQSYDELASLLRSDGTHIPGIVNPSQLAQWIQM